From a region of the Gordonia sp. PP30 genome:
- a CDS encoding site-specific integrase, producing MASVQAREHSDGTTTWRVRWRQDGRDRSLTFVDAVSAESFKRNVDLYGPAEAFRIIDLIDDGLAQITLAQWCTGHIDTLTGVEDGTRDRYRAYVTNDIADLGAMPLAAVTDTVVARWVNGLAGSGKTIANKHGFLAGALNHAVRAGKITKNPCDHTRLPRKDGNEMCFLTRSEFDLLHDAMTPRWQPLTRWLVATGMRFGEATALTVADINAADGTARVSKAWKYTGSHVDRRLGTTKTKKGQRTINVPASVIALVDLDRPGEALAFPTRTGGPVSHQLYRNRAWLPALTKASAAREDGDQTPRLTKTPRVHDLRHTCASWMIQAGIPLPVIQQHLGHESITTTIGTYGHLDRTSAKAAADAIGKILA from the coding sequence ATGGCTAGTGTTCAGGCCCGCGAGCACTCCGACGGCACCACGACATGGCGCGTCCGGTGGCGCCAGGACGGCCGCGACCGCTCCCTCACCTTCGTCGACGCGGTGTCCGCCGAATCCTTCAAACGCAACGTCGACCTGTACGGCCCCGCCGAGGCGTTCAGGATCATCGACCTCATCGACGACGGCCTCGCACAGATCACCCTCGCCCAGTGGTGCACCGGGCACATCGACACCCTCACCGGCGTCGAGGACGGCACCCGCGACCGCTACCGCGCCTACGTCACGAACGACATCGCCGACCTCGGCGCCATGCCGCTGGCCGCGGTCACCGACACTGTGGTCGCCCGCTGGGTGAACGGCCTGGCCGGGAGCGGAAAGACCATCGCGAACAAGCATGGCTTCCTGGCCGGCGCCCTGAATCATGCGGTGCGCGCTGGGAAGATCACGAAGAACCCGTGCGACCACACCCGGCTGCCGCGCAAGGATGGCAACGAGATGTGCTTCCTCACCCGCAGCGAGTTCGACCTCCTGCACGACGCGATGACGCCGCGGTGGCAGCCACTCACGCGGTGGCTCGTCGCGACCGGAATGCGATTCGGGGAAGCGACGGCCCTCACGGTCGCCGACATCAACGCCGCCGACGGGACGGCGCGTGTGAGTAAGGCGTGGAAGTACACCGGCAGCCACGTCGACCGGCGGCTGGGGACGACGAAGACGAAGAAGGGGCAGCGCACCATCAACGTGCCCGCCTCGGTGATCGCGCTCGTGGACCTCGACCGCCCCGGCGAAGCCCTCGCCTTCCCGACCCGCACAGGCGGCCCCGTGTCCCACCAGCTGTACCGCAACCGCGCCTGGCTCCCCGCCCTCACGAAAGCGTCCGCAGCCCGCGAGGACGGTGACCAGACACCCCGACTGACCAAGACGCCCCGCGTGCACGACCTACGGCACACGTGCGCGTCCTGGATGATCCAGGCTGGGATCCCGCTGCCGGTGATTCAGCAGCACCTCGGCCACGAATCGATCACGACCACGATCGGCACGTACGGGCACCTCGACCGAACCTCGGCGAAGGCGGCGGCTGACGCTATTGGGAAGATCCTCGCCTAG
- a CDS encoding MarR family transcriptional regulator codes for MDDVAMPFLLLSAFRGMVDAVHARLDDAGFSGVRATHGFAMQALGDGCSSVELGERLGVSKQAAAKTAAGLEELGFLAREPHPVDGRVRVLVPTARGREMLRLSGEAFAAEVGRWRAAAGDDAVDTTLRALAVTPWGPRGASDFGGWL; via the coding sequence GTGGACGACGTCGCGATGCCCTTCCTGCTCCTCTCCGCCTTCCGCGGCATGGTCGACGCCGTGCACGCGCGCCTCGACGACGCCGGGTTCTCGGGCGTGCGGGCGACGCACGGCTTCGCGATGCAGGCGCTCGGCGACGGCTGCAGCAGCGTCGAGCTGGGGGAGCGGCTCGGAGTGTCGAAACAGGCGGCGGCGAAGACGGCGGCGGGGCTGGAGGAGCTGGGGTTCCTCGCGCGTGAGCCCCATCCGGTCGACGGGCGTGTCCGGGTTCTGGTGCCGACGGCTCGCGGGCGGGAGATGCTGCGGCTGTCGGGTGAGGCGTTCGCCGCGGAGGTCGGTCGTTGGCGGGCCGCGGCGGGCGACGACGCGGTGGACACGACGCTGCGCGCCCTCGCCGTCACCCCGTGGGGTCCACGGGGTGCGAGCGACTTCGGCGGCTGGCTCTGA
- a CDS encoding cupin domain-containing protein, whose protein sequence is MPHLTDPRATYDLHGVTFRAFANGTTGATRLAAWRADFPPHSDGAAHSMTEEEVLHILSGSLEVEIDDDRFTARAGDAVLVPPGTRFRISNATDQPASLWATTTRGMQAQMAHDGARIAPPWAQ, encoded by the coding sequence ATGCCACACCTGACCGACCCCCGCGCCACCTACGACCTGCACGGCGTGACCTTCCGCGCCTTCGCGAACGGCACGACCGGCGCCACCCGATTGGCCGCCTGGCGCGCCGACTTCCCGCCGCATTCCGACGGCGCGGCCCACTCGATGACCGAGGAAGAGGTGCTGCACATCCTGTCCGGATCGCTCGAGGTCGAGATCGACGACGACCGCTTCACCGCCCGGGCCGGCGACGCGGTCCTGGTCCCGCCGGGAACACGCTTCCGCATCAGCAACGCCACCGATCAGCCGGCGAGCCTCTGGGCCACCACCACGCGCGGCATGCAAGCGCAGATGGCCCACGACGGCGCGCGGATCGCGCCGCCCTGGGCTCAATAG
- a CDS encoding SRPBCC family protein: MIILDACTSHTSHSPEAVFARWADPESWPQWDIAVREVTFTGQAHLGASGRLRPVSGPAARFTVTAYEPAACSRRPPHCRARD; the protein is encoded by the coding sequence ATGATCATCCTCGACGCCTGCACCTCCCACACCTCCCACTCGCCGGAGGCGGTGTTCGCTCGATGGGCCGACCCGGAGAGCTGGCCGCAGTGGGACATCGCGGTCCGCGAGGTGACCTTCACCGGTCAGGCGCACCTCGGCGCGTCCGGGCGCCTACGTCCGGTATCCGGTCCGGCCGCGAGATTCACCGTGACGGCGTACGAACCGGCCGCCTGTTCACGACGGCCTCCGCACTGCCGGGCGCGAGACTGA